In the Bacteroidia bacterium genome, TTCACCTGTTTTAACCTATTGTATGGAATTTAGAAATTGTATGAATGTAAAAGTATTAAATAATAAATTGATGCAAGCAAACAGCATTTATTTCATCGATTCAGATTTAACAATAATTGGAAATTTTATATGGGGAAATCTTGAGGGAAGTGCAATTAGAAGCATGAACTCAAGATCGTTAATAAGTAATAATGTTATTTCATGGAATAACACTGATGCTATTGTTGGCGGTGGAGGTATACGATTGGAAAATTCTAACTCAACAATTATTAATAATAAAATATTTAATAATGTTGCTCATTGTGGAGGAGGAATTAGTTGTTTTAATTCTAATGCTGAAATTTTAAATAATTTAATAGCGAATAATGAATCAATAAATGGATATGGTCTGTTTAGCGATGGAGGGGGTGGAATATTCTGTTATAATTCGTCTCCAAGAATAATAAATAATACAATTTGTAATAATAAATCCGTTACAGATGGTGGAGGTATAAAATGTGAGTTTAATTCTAATCCCTATGTTCAAAATTCTATAATTTATGGTAATACCGCAGATAATGGAAATAATGTTAGTTTTTATGATACGGTAAATGTTAGTTTTGAAGATAGTTTAAACGACCCCTCATTTTTATTTTGCGATTTAGAAGGTGGATTAAATGCAATTTATACAAACACTAATACGTTTTTGGGAACATTTAATAATAATATTAATTTGAATCCCCAATTAGAATCACCTACAATTGGCAGTGGTAAAAATTATAATGCATTATCTGCCAATTGGGAATTAAAAGAATCATCACCTTGTATAAATTCAGGAAATACTAATGGTTTATATTTTATAACTGATATTGCAGGAAACCCAAGGGTTAATGATACAATTGTTGATATTGGCGCATATGAATACCAAATTTATATAAGTATTGCAGAGGTTAATATCGAAAATATATTTAGTCTTTTTCCAAACCCTGCAAGCAGTTATTTTGATATAAAATTAGAAAACAATAACGATTTTAAAACACTAAAAATATATACTGCTGAAGGAGTTTTTGTAAAGCAGGAACAATTTACCGGTAATCAAACTCGAATTCTCACTGATAATCTTTATGGTGGTCTGTACATTGTTAAAATAGAAACAAAACAAGGTTCACAGTTTAAAAAGGTTATTGTGGTTAAGTAGTTTTTTGTCACTCTGAGCAAAGCGAAGAGTCTAGTTCGGATTATCAAAATAGATTCTTCACTACGTTCAGAATGACAAATAATTTTTTATTGTTTCATGTGGAACTTATTTCTACTCCCTTTCTCTTGTAAGTCTTATACTTACCTTTTCTGTTTTACCACCTAGGGGAGGGTTAAGTTTAGAAACTTTAAGATCAATTTTAATTATTGCTGAATATTTATCATACAATCGATTAATAATCCTGCCAGCAATGTTTTCAACTAAAAAAGATTTTGTTTGCATTTCATCTTTTATGTCATTATAAATTGCAGAATAATCTAAAGCGTCCTCCAAATTGTCAGTTTTTTCAGGCTTTGAGGTATCGGTATCGATAATTAAGTCAATAAGAAATTTATTTCCTACAATTTGTTCTTCTTTAAAATGCCCGTGATAGGCATAAAACTCCATTCCTTCAACAATAATTTGTCCCATTAATTACTTGTTTAGCTGTCCCCCTGAGTGTCCGCCGCGGCGGATCGAAAAGGTCTAAGAATAGATTCTTCGTCCGTCGCGTCGGATGCTCAGATTGACAAACGTTATTTGTTTTTAAAAATAATGAGCAATATTAGTTAAATCAGATTATTTTTGTACAAAATTTCAAGAAAATATTTGTAATGAATACTGAATCAAAATTACCTGTTGAAGAAAGTCGTCCTCTTAATTTTATCGAGGAAATTGTTGAGAGTGCTAAAGTTGGAGATACTTTTCCTAGAGTTCATACCCGCTTCCCACCTGAACCAAACGGTTATTTACATATTGGTCATGCAAAATCTATCTGCCTTAATTTTGGTTTAGCAAAGAATTATAACGGAAAATGTAATCTTCGTTTTGATGATACTAACCCTGTTGCAGAAGATGTAGAATACGTTGATTCTATAATGGAAGATGTTCGTTGGTTGGGTTTCGACTGGGAAGACAGGTTGTTTTATGCTTCAGATTATTTTCAGCAGATTTACGATTGGGCAGTAGTGCTAATCAAAAAAGAAAAAGCATATGTCTGCGATTTAACAGCCGAAGAAGTTTCAAGTATGCGCGGCACACCTACTATTCCAGGAACACCGAGTCCTTACAGAAATCGTAGTGTTGAGGAAAATCTTGATTTGTTCGAAAGAATGAAAAATGGAGAATTTCCTGATGGGAGTAAAACCTTAAGGGCAAAAATTGATCTTGCTTCGCCAAACATGCATATGCGCGACACTGTTTTATACAGAATTTTACGAGCTCATCATCATCGTACCGGCAATAAATGGTGCATTTATCCAATGTACGATTTTGCACATGGACAATCTGATTATATTGAGGGAATTACACATTCGATTTGTACATTAGAATTTGAAGTTCATCGCCCACTTTACGAATGGTTTCTTGAGTCAATAGGTTTACCTTTGCCACGACCTCGCCAAATCGAATTTGCGCGATTAAATCTTACTTATACCGTAATGAGTAAGCGCAAGCTGTTAGAACTCGTTAAAAGTAATTACGTGAATGGATGGGACGATCCTCGCATGCCAACAATATGTGGTTTGCGTCGTCGCGGATATACACCCGAATCTTTAAGAAATTTTGCCGAAAGGATTGGAGTTGCAAAACGCGAAAATGTAATTGATGTAAGTTTACTTGAGTTTTGTGTTCGCGAAGATTTAAATAAAAAAGCAAATCGTATTCTTGGCGTATTAAACCCTGTGAAAGTTGTTATTACTAATTTCCCGGATAATTATGTTGAAGAACTTGATGCTATAAATAATCCCGAAGATGCATCATCTGGGGGACGAAAAATACCATTTACTAAAGAACTTTATATTGAACAAGAGGATTTTATGGAAAATCCACCAAAAGATTATTTCAGATTAAGACCTGGTGGAGAAGTGCGACTTCGTTATGCTTTTTATATTAAATGTGAGAACGTTGTTAAGAATCCTGAAACCGGTGAAATTATTGAAATACAATGTACCTACGATAAAGAATCAAAAGGTGGAAAAACTACTGATGGAAGAAAAGTTAAAGGAACTATCCATTGGGTATCTGCACAAAGCGCGGTTGAATGTGAGGTAAGGCTTTATGATAGATTATTTAAAAGCGAAAATCCGGAAGAGGGACAGGATTTTAAAGCAGATTTAAACCCTGATTCTTTAAAAGTAATAAAAGGATATATTGAGCCATTTGTTAAGAATGCAAAAGCTGGCGAGAGTTATCAGCTTGAAAGATTAGGATATTTCAATATTGATAAGGATACTACAGCAAATAACATTGTTTTAAATCGCACAGTTGGTTTAAAAGATGCCTGGAGTAAAATAGTAAAAAAATAAAGTTTCTTAAATTACGCTACAGTCACCATGAGCGTAGTCGAAGGGGACTAAAAAAGCAGTTCTAAATGAGTCAACTTTGTGTTTATATACTTGAGTGCTCTGATAAATCTTATTATGTGGGTGTAACAAATAACATTGAAAGACGGTTGCTAGAGCATAATAATAGTGAAGTTGAAGAATCTTTTACTTTTTCAAGAAGACCTGTAAAATTAAAATGGGTATCAGAAAATATGGATCCAAATCAGGCTATCGAGCTTGAAAAGACCTTAAAAAAGTGGACAAGAAAGAAAAAAGAAGCTTTAATAAATGAAAATTGGGATTTGCTTAAAACTTATTCTAAATGCCAAAATGAGACTTCACATGAATTCTATAAAAAACCCTTCGACTCCGCTCAGGGTGACTCTTAATAATTTATATAATGAAAATTAATCATCCCGATAAAGTTCCTTATTTGCTTGTTTGTGACGATAAAGGAAATATTTTTGAAGATAAAAGGTATAATGTTATGGGACAAGCGGGAAATGAACCAATAAAGCTTAGTCCACAAGATTTTATCGAATTACCGTTTGGTAGCGATATGTTCTTTTTACCTGGACGAAATCCAATAGGTTATAACATTAAGACAGGACAAACTGAAGTACTTAAATCAAGATTGGCAGTAGCTGCTTTTGTAGCACCCGCCTATACCGTAACACACCATGCGGCATGGAAAACAAATGAAGGAGCTCCTCGTTTACCTCTTTTTGCTTTTTCTGCAGTAGGCTGGCTAAATAATAAATTTTATGTTCCTGCATTAAGAATAGAAGTTGATATAAGACAGGATTGTGATCAGTTTGATCAGAAAAAAGTAATTGCAGGTTCAAAAAAAATGATAAAACAAAAACCTGAAAACAGGTTGGTAAAACATTTATCATATTGCGCACTAGAATATTTCTGTCCGGCAGCAAGAAATTACTTTTTAAATCGTTGGGAAGCACCTTTACCAACATCGCCAACCTGTAATTCACAATGTTTGGGATGTATTTCATATCAGCCAAAAGATCATAAAATCTCATCAACACAAAACCGTATAACATTTGTCCCAACACCTGATGAAATTGCCGATGTTGCTGTTGACCATTTAGAAACTGCGCCAAATCCTGTGGTTAGTTATGGTCAGGGTTGTGAAGGAGAACCAATTTTAGTATGGGAAACGTTAAGAGATGCAGTTTTAAAAATCAGAAAAAGAACTCAAAAAGGAATAATTAATTTAAATACTAATGCAAGTAATCCCAAGGCAATTGAGGAAATGTGCAAGGCGGGTTTGCAGAGCATTAGAGTAAGTATGAATTCTGTTCGTGAAGTCGTTTATAACAAATATTACAAGCCCCGCAATTATTCATTTAAAGATGTTTTAGAAAGCATTAAAATTGCCAGAAAATATAATATATGGATATCAATAAATTATTTTGTTTTTCCGGGAATTACAGATTGCGAAGCTGAGTATTCAGAGTTACAAAAATTTCTTAAAGAATACGATATTAGTATGATACAATGGAGAAATTTTAATATTGATCCCGAATGGTATATTGAGGAAACTGCTTATAAGTTCAATAGTAAAACATTGGGTGTGAGAAATGTAATAGAAAGTGTAAAAAAAGAATTTCCAAAAATTTATCATGGTTATTATAATCCGGGCGAAGAGATTATAAAAAAAT is a window encoding:
- a CDS encoding radical SAM protein, giving the protein MKINHPDKVPYLLVCDDKGNIFEDKRYNVMGQAGNEPIKLSPQDFIELPFGSDMFFLPGRNPIGYNIKTGQTEVLKSRLAVAAFVAPAYTVTHHAAWKTNEGAPRLPLFAFSAVGWLNNKFYVPALRIEVDIRQDCDQFDQKKVIAGSKKMIKQKPENRLVKHLSYCALEYFCPAARNYFLNRWEAPLPTSPTCNSQCLGCISYQPKDHKISSTQNRITFVPTPDEIADVAVDHLETAPNPVVSYGQGCEGEPILVWETLRDAVLKIRKRTQKGIINLNTNASNPKAIEEMCKAGLQSIRVSMNSVREVVYNKYYKPRNYSFKDVLESIKIARKYNIWISINYFVFPGITDCEAEYSELQKFLKEYDISMIQWRNFNIDPEWYIEETAYKFNSKTLGVRNVIESVKKEFPKIYHGYYNPGEEIIKKYLK
- a CDS encoding GIY-YIG nuclease family protein, translated to MSQLCVYILECSDKSYYVGVTNNIERRLLEHNNSEVEESFTFSRRPVKLKWVSENMDPNQAIELEKTLKKWTRKKKEALINENWDLLKTYSKCQNETSHEFYKKPFDSAQGDS
- a CDS encoding right-handed parallel beta-helix repeat-containing protein; translated protein: MKNIKLLVLMLCIYINTNSQTIILGGNVSGNWPISGSPYLIHDNITIPNGSTLTISPGVIVEFQGHYKLNCNGRILALGNISNGITFTVSSESISTGWWGIRFDNTSSLNDSSKFEFCSFLNGNAYSSGCEDGFGGAIYIFNFSKCVIRNSFFSNNRAQRGGGSIFCSSASVLIENNTFNNLYSPVLTYCMEFRNCMNVKVLNNKLMQANSIYFIDSDLTIIGNFIWGNLEGSAIRSMNSRSLISNNVISWNNTDAIVGGGGIRLENSNSTIINNKIFNNVAHCGGGISCFNSNAEILNNLIANNESINGYGLFSDGGGGIFCYNSSPRIINNTICNNKSVTDGGGIKCEFNSNPYVQNSIIYGNTADNGNNVSFYDTVNVSFEDSLNDPSFLFCDLEGGLNAIYTNTNTFLGTFNNNINLNPQLESPTIGSGKNYNALSANWELKESSPCINSGNTNGLYFITDIAGNPRVNDTIVDIGAYEYQIYISIAEVNIENIFSLFPNPASSYFDIKLENNNDFKTLKIYTAEGVFVKQEQFTGNQTRILTDNLYGGLYIVKIETKQGSQFKKVIVVK
- the folB gene encoding dihydroneopterin aldolase, which codes for MGQIIVEGMEFYAYHGHFKEEQIVGNKFLIDLIIDTDTSKPEKTDNLEDALDYSAIYNDIKDEMQTKSFLVENIAGRIINRLYDKYSAIIKIDLKVSKLNPPLGGKTEKVSIRLTRERE
- a CDS encoding glutamine--tRNA ligase/YqeY domain fusion protein, with the protein product MNTESKLPVEESRPLNFIEEIVESAKVGDTFPRVHTRFPPEPNGYLHIGHAKSICLNFGLAKNYNGKCNLRFDDTNPVAEDVEYVDSIMEDVRWLGFDWEDRLFYASDYFQQIYDWAVVLIKKEKAYVCDLTAEEVSSMRGTPTIPGTPSPYRNRSVEENLDLFERMKNGEFPDGSKTLRAKIDLASPNMHMRDTVLYRILRAHHHRTGNKWCIYPMYDFAHGQSDYIEGITHSICTLEFEVHRPLYEWFLESIGLPLPRPRQIEFARLNLTYTVMSKRKLLELVKSNYVNGWDDPRMPTICGLRRRGYTPESLRNFAERIGVAKRENVIDVSLLEFCVREDLNKKANRILGVLNPVKVVITNFPDNYVEELDAINNPEDASSGGRKIPFTKELYIEQEDFMENPPKDYFRLRPGGEVRLRYAFYIKCENVVKNPETGEIIEIQCTYDKESKGGKTTDGRKVKGTIHWVSAQSAVECEVRLYDRLFKSENPEEGQDFKADLNPDSLKVIKGYIEPFVKNAKAGESYQLERLGYFNIDKDTTANNIVLNRTVGLKDAWSKIVKK